The following DNA comes from Williamwhitmania taraxaci.
TGTGTAGGCCCAGGCTTTACTCCTATTTCGGAAGGCAACTCGCCAGCCAATACCCGATCGGCCATAAGGCCGGCGGATTGGCCGTGCAGCCGAGGCGAAATGAGGTTACCACCCACACCGCCATGGCCTATATAAAATTCCCACGATACAAAAATCGGAACCTTTACCAAATTTAATATCGAATCCAGCGTAGCCTCATAGCTAAGATACTGACCATGACTATCCACATTGTAGAGCACAAAAAAGATGACATCCGGAGGCTCTATAGCTGCAATCTTTTCCTTCAGTTCGGAAAACGAAAGCCCTGTCAGAAAAGTTATTTTACTGAGAATTTTCTTGTCGGTTAACGCTGCGCCCATTTGCTTGGTAAGTACCATACCCGTTGTTGTGGCATCGTTGACAACATAAATTTGCTCAGCCGCAGGACTCGCGTCTAGAATTAGTTGAAAGGCGGCTGAAAAATCAACCAACTCAATCAACCCACAATAGTTTGAAGGGAAATCGTAAACCTTATTAACCCCAGCAAAGACAACCTTCGTGTTGGGACTAATCTCCTGCCCGTACTGCATCCAAAAGCTAACGGCATCGTCGTCGGTAAGGAAAACTAAATCTAAAGCCAACCCACCATACGATTGCTTTAAATAGTGAAAATATTCCTCGCCGCGAGCGGGGGTTAACGCTTTACGTTTCGAGTCGATATACTCAATATACAACTCGGAGGCTGGATGGCTTTTGATAACGGACGATCGAAAACCAGCAACTAAACTATCGGTCCACGACAAACCCTGATGGTATGAATTAACGATCAGAATCTTTGGAGTTCCATGCGATTCCAAAGAACTAAAAGACCCAAGAGTTATAACTCCGCAAGAAAAGATGAACAGTTTTAGAGCATACCGCATATTTCTATCCTTTAAGCAATGTAAGTTATGTAAAAAACTGTTTGCAACCCTTACAAAATTGAAGAAATTTTAAGAACAAAGCAACAATGGAAGAATGTCCATAAATCGAAACCAAAGAAAGGTTTTTTACAATTGCGATTGCACTGCCACCTAAAGTCAGCTAGAGCTTCCCATCCGCCTACGGCAGCCTTTGGCGATAGTGCTTTCCTTACAAAAAGTCCGGATGCGACTAGTATTCCGCCGCGTAGTAGTCGGGCCCGGACTAGCTGTGTATCTTGCAGGGGTGGATGAAAAAGATGCCCGCTGGAGCAGTGCTATTTGTCCGGGCTAACTTAGGCATGAAGGTTGGATGCTACTTACTCCTTCTCCTCAAAGATATGCAGCGTGCCATCGCCATCGAGCTGGTAGAGGCGGTTGCCGTATAGGCGCGGCGCGTTGCTCAGCGGTATGCCGCTCTTGCACCCCTCCAACGCTATGCGCTGCTCCACCGTAAAGGCGCTGCGGTTGATGAGCAAGATGGCGGTATCGTAGTGGGACGAGATGGCTATATACTTATCGCTTACAGCTGGCGTAGTGAGCCAATAGTCTTTAACGTTTGCCTCGACAAGCAGCTCGCGGTAGGGTTTCTTGGATAGTATTTGTCCTGAAGCGCCATCAATTTCATAGTATAAATCGGCAAATACGTGAAATACGCCCTCGTAAAACGCAAGCAGGTAAACATTCCCACTGCCAAAGCGGTGAAGCCAGCGCTGCTCACCGCTCTCAACGCTATAGCCAACAAGCACCGAGGCTTTTACCTTGGCAACAACCGTGTCGCCTAGAGCGAAGACCGCTGACACTTCGCCCTTAACCATTTGCCCCTTCATATCCTCATACTGCCCCAGCTCACCCACGTCAACCTTCCAGAGTTCGGCGCCGGTGGCAAGGGAGTGGCACTCAATAGTATTTCGCCCTGTAGTTAGAAAGAAAAAGCAATTAATAGAAAGCAAAAGACGCTTTTGATTAATAACAAAAAGTGCCTTATTACTGAAATCTAAAAGATTTAACTCAGATATATATACATGCTCCCCATTATCATATTCTGCATAAATCTTATCATCAACAATACTAACAGGGAAGATATCAGCTTCTAAAGCAAAACATAACACCCCATCATTCTTGGATACTTTTTTAATGCAATGGTATTGTCGATAGGGATATATCGATGACTTGTCCGAAAAAAAGAGTTGTTGGGTATTATCTATTTTGCCTATCCAATTTGTCTCTTCAGTGTTTAATTGAATCGATGTAACCGCACCATTTCGCCAACAATACAAATCATCATTATCTTGGAGATAATCTCCGGACACACTACTTATTTGCAAACATTTAGTAAACATCTATAAGCGTTTTATAGTAATTATCTTCTGATATCTTATCTAGGAAATCATCAACCGATTTAATTTTTTCATTGGGTAACAATTTTTGAAGTTGTCCATTTCCATGTAGTTTATTCAACGCCGCCTTACCCTTAGGCGATTTCAGCACCTTAAGGATATCGTCCTTCAGCACGCCCTTATACTTGCCATCGAACACCTAGCGCATGTTCTTGAGGTTGGAAACGTTGGCAAGGTCCTTCTCCACAAACTGCTTGATAAAGGTGGCGGGATACATCTTGCTCCAGCTCTTTACCTCAACACGGATCAGGTTATCGAGTTCAATGTCGATGTAGCGAGTGCCGTTAACCCCATTGTGCGTAACCTCAAATCCAGTAATGCGGCCCCAGCTGAAGCGGACGTATTTTCGTCCGTTACCACAAACCTCACACAGTGTAAATATAGCAAAATAGATGAATGCGGGTTGCAGGTGCACGGCCACAACAAGCGCACAATAGGTATTCAGGACGTTTCGTCCGACATCGGCTTAAATCGGCTTCTCCTTTGCCGTTTCAAAATCTTGCACTCGCCAAAATCACAAATAAAAAGAGCCCGCCTAAGCGAGCTCCATAAATTTCGATGGAAAGTTTATACTATTCCGGAGAAACCCATAAAGGCCATGGCAAGAATGCCTGCCGTTACCAGCGCAATAGGAATACCCTTCATCTCCCTAGGAATATCGGCCAACTCGAGCGTTTCGCGGATACCGGCAAAGATAACCAGTGCAAGCCCGAAGCCGAGGGCTGTGGCGGTGCTATATACAACACTCATCACCAAATTGTAGTCCTTTTGAACGGCCAGCAAGGCAATACCCAGCACCGCACAGTTGGTGGTGATAAGGGGAAGAAAGATGCCCAGCGCTTGGTAGAGCGATGGGCTTACCTTCTTAAGAATAATCTCAACCATTTGCACCAGCGCAGCAATCACCAAAATGAAAGTAATGGTCTTCATAAATGTGATATCCAGCGGCAACAGGATGTAGTTGTATACAAGGTAGGTAACCAAATTGGCCAACGCCATAACAAACGTAACGGCCCCTGCCATACCCATGGATGTTTCCACCTTGTTGGAAACACCAAGAAACGGACAAATCCCTAGAAACTGGGAAAGTACAACGTTGCTTACAAAAATGGCAGAAATAACAATAACAATGTATTCCATGGCTAGTTACTAAAATATTTCCGTTTCAATCTATTGAAAAGCACCATCAAATAGGCCAAGGCAATGAAGGCACCCGGCGCCAAAACAAACACAAGCATACCTCCCAAAGGAATCAACTTTAGACCATTGAGTGTCAGCCATCCTTCATTTGAAATAAAATGCATTTTAAGAAACCAAAAACCATTCGTTTGTGCTAACTTAACACCAAACAAAGATAAATCGCCTAATAACTCCCTAACAGCACCAAGCACGGTCAGCGAGAGGGTAAATCCCAATCCGACTCCTATTCCATCTATCAACGAGCTAAACACGTCGTTTTTGGAAGCATACGCCTCGGCACGTCCCAGCACAATGCAGTTTACTACTATCAATGGGATAAAGATACCCAGTTGGGAATGTAGCGCAGGCAAATAAGCGGCCATTAACAGGTCAACCATCGTAACAAAAGAGGCTATAATCACAATAAAAGAGGGTATCCGCACCTTTGCGGGAATAAGATCCTTCACCATGGAAATTGCCATATTGGATAGAGCCAAAACAAATAGAGTAGCGAAACCCATTCCCATTCCATTGAAGGCGGAGGTGGTGGTAGCCAGCGTTGGGCACATCCCCAGTAGGAGGATGAAGGTTGGGTTCTCCTTAATTACCCCTCTTACAATTTCTTTCGATATGTTCATTTGACATTTCCTTTCATTACCGCTTCATAGGCGCGCGTTACGGCATCGCAAAAAGCGCGTGAACTGATGGTAGAAGCAGTAATTGCATCCACATCTCCGCCATCCTTCTTCACCATCATCTTAAAGTCCTTCGGATTTTTTCCCTTAAACTGCAAGCTGAAGTTCGACTTGCGTTTATCTATCTTATCGCCCAATCCTGGTGTCTCGTGGTGGGAAATTACCGCAATATCGTTAATCGTTCCATCGGGAAGAAATCCTACAATCAGCTCGAATCGTCCGCCATACCCCTTCTCGGTGAAGGTTTCTACGGCAAGACCAACTACCACACCGCCTTTTTTAGCAGGGTATACATTCAAACTATCGGTTCCCACTACCGCCTTATAAACTTCGGCGTTGGGATCGTTATCAAAGGCAGGCACCACCGCCCTGATCGCATTGTTGACCTTAGTAATTTGAGCGAGCTCAATAGGCACCTTGGTAAACTGATATACATACCCAAGGGCAACGGAGGCTACCAACGTTATAATAAGTAACGTAAGCACCATATTTTTAAAAGTCGATTCTTTACCTGCCATTTTTCACAGCCTCCCCAAATCGTTTTGGTTTCATATACATGTTAATAAGCGGAACAAAACCGTTCATAATAAGAATGGCAAACGACACACCTTCGGGGTAAGCGCCAAACACACGAATAAGAACGGTGATAACCCCAATCATAACGCCAAACAGTATCATACCGCTGCGGCTCATGGGCGACGAAACATAATCGGTGGCCATATAAAT
Coding sequences within:
- a CDS encoding sensor histidine kinase; amino-acid sequence: MRYALKLFIFSCGVITLGSFSSLESHGTPKILIVNSYHQGLSWTDSLVAGFRSSVIKSHPASELYIEYIDSKRKALTPARGEEYFHYLKQSYGGLALDLVFLTDDDAVSFWMQYGQEISPNTKVVFAGVNKVYDFPSNYCGLIELVDFSAAFQLILDASPAAEQIYVVNDATTTGMVLTKQMGAALTDKKILSKITFLTGLSFSELKEKIAAIEPPDVIFFVLYNVDSHGQYLSYEATLDSILNLVKVPIFVSWEFYIGHGGVGGNLISPRLHGQSAGLMADRVLAGELPSEIGVKPGPTHNFFDYRVLKNTSIKRSDLPRDSIIINLPFAFVKQNRLLFSALAALFFMLLAVIFSLVIGNRRKRYRLKREEALVAALSDSQHGLVEAKRKAEEANRLKSLFLSNMSHEIRSPMNGIVGFANLLKDVDRLSPSKRKTYVDIINANSRNLLMLITDILDISKIEANQLVLHPRPCAVNQLMADLFVFFNNEKDRMGVDHLNLSYSQGVSEMDFIIQTDRDRLRQVLANGSIQ
- the rsxA gene encoding electron transport complex subunit RsxA is translated as MEYIVIVISAIFVSNVVLSQFLGICPFLGVSNKVETSMGMAGAVTFVMALANLVTYLVYNYILLPLDITFMKTITFILVIAALVQMVEIILKKVSPSLYQALGIFLPLITTNCAVLGIALLAVQKDYNLVMSVVYSTATALGFGLALVIFAGIRETLELADIPREMKGIPIALVTAGILAMAFMGFSGIV
- the rsxE gene encoding electron transport complex subunit RsxE; its protein translation is MNISKEIVRGVIKENPTFILLLGMCPTLATTTSAFNGMGMGFATLFVLALSNMAISMVKDLIPAKVRIPSFIVIIASFVTMVDLLMAAYLPALHSQLGIFIPLIVVNCIVLGRAEAYASKNDVFSSLIDGIGVGLGFTLSLTVLGAVRELLGDLSLFGVKLAQTNGFWFLKMHFISNEGWLTLNGLKLIPLGGMLVFVLAPGAFIALAYLMVLFNRLKRKYFSN
- a CDS encoding RnfABCDGE type electron transport complex subunit G, with the protein product MAGKESTFKNMVLTLLIITLVASVALGYVYQFTKVPIELAQITKVNNAIRAVVPAFDNDPNAEVYKAVVGTDSLNVYPAKKGGVVVGLAVETFTEKGYGGRFELIVGFLPDGTINDIAVISHHETPGLGDKIDKRKSNFSLQFKGKNPKDFKMMVKKDGGDVDAITASTISSRAFCDAVTRAYEAVMKGNVK